The following are encoded together in the Methanosarcina flavescens genome:
- a CDS encoding PRC-barrel domain-containing protein, whose translation MADRNNPDFLSASTLKGDKVVNAAGDDLGKIEELMIDLRDGRLAFAVLSFGGFLGLGNKLFAIPWQAFRLKLHDHALVLDVPKETLEKAEGFDKDNWPVTSREWLSTVYNYYGYQPYWQTGVAAGMPEETESERMTRAGRTSADREKPDFLSASTLKGDKVVSPTGDNIGKIEEFMIDIQDGKVGYVVVSHGGILGIGNKLFAVPWQALTLRVHEHAFALNVPKETLEKSEGFDKDNWPLTREELSRTYSHYGYEPYWQAGMAAPAAGAAAAGRVAEAMLTETESERIARMESERPTPVGPEEERAAQQERERLEELRRTQEEKISQLEKQRMEAEKQAETERDRLRRLETERIEAERQAQAERQRLAELEKELQEARRQEEREKVSRLEDELRSVQAQEETHRERLTQLERECAEARKQAETERQRLAELERERAEVERQAEAERERLTQFERERAEAETMVQARGTEGRVTPDFLSASTIKTDRVINTAGEDLGRIEELMIDLDNGRVAYAVMSFGGFLGMADKLFAIPWQALSLRPHEHALVLDISRDVLERAEGFDKDNWPLTREELSRTYTYYGYQPYWQRGVAAGVETEPQRTTRTERTGTLETAEEVMARQEKERIEHMEKTETDEERLQRLEREKEIAARRERKYH comes from the coding sequence ATGGCAGATCGAAATAATCCAGATTTTTTGTCAGCAAGCACGCTAAAGGGGGATAAGGTCGTTAACGCAGCTGGAGACGACCTTGGAAAGATTGAAGAATTAATGATCGACCTTCGTGATGGAAGGTTAGCGTTTGCAGTGCTTTCTTTTGGGGGATTCCTGGGGCTGGGCAATAAGCTGTTTGCTATTCCCTGGCAGGCTTTTAGATTAAAACTTCACGACCATGCCCTCGTCCTTGATGTACCTAAAGAGACTCTTGAGAAAGCCGAGGGCTTTGATAAGGACAACTGGCCTGTAACTTCCCGTGAGTGGCTGTCCACTGTATACAATTATTATGGATATCAGCCTTATTGGCAGACAGGAGTGGCTGCAGGAATGCCTGAAGAGACTGAATCCGAGAGGATGACCCGGGCTGGAAGAACGTCTGCAGATAGGGAAAAACCGGATTTTCTGTCAGCAAGCACGCTAAAGGGGGATAAGGTCGTAAGTCCTACTGGAGACAATATTGGAAAAATCGAAGAATTTATGATCGATATCCAAGATGGAAAAGTAGGGTATGTTGTAGTCTCGCATGGCGGGATCCTGGGTATAGGAAACAAACTTTTTGCCGTTCCCTGGCAGGCTCTTACACTGAGAGTGCATGAGCACGCTTTTGCTCTTAATGTTCCCAAAGAAACTCTCGAAAAATCGGAAGGCTTTGATAAGGATAACTGGCCCTTAACTCGCGAAGAACTCTCCAGAACCTATTCCCACTACGGATACGAGCCTTACTGGCAGGCAGGAATGGCGGCACCTGCAGCAGGAGCTGCGGCAGCAGGAAGAGTGGCTGAAGCTATGCTGACTGAAACAGAATCCGAACGGATAGCCCGGATGGAAAGTGAGAGACCGACGCCGGTAGGACCGGAAGAAGAGAGAGCGGCGCAGCAAGAGAGAGAAAGACTTGAAGAATTGAGGAGAACGCAAGAAGAGAAAATCTCGCAGTTAGAAAAGCAGCGGATGGAAGCCGAAAAGCAGGCAGAGACTGAAAGAGATAGGCTGAGGCGGCTGGAAACAGAGAGAATTGAAGCAGAGAGACAGGCACAGGCCGAAAGGCAGAGGCTGGCAGAACTGGAAAAAGAGTTGCAGGAAGCAAGAAGGCAGGAAGAAAGAGAAAAAGTATCCCGGCTTGAAGATGAGTTGAGGTCAGTACAGGCACAGGAAGAAACCCATCGAGAGAGACTCACTCAACTGGAAAGAGAGTGTGCAGAAGCCCGGAAACAGGCTGAGACCGAGAGGCAGAGACTGGCAGAGCTGGAAAGAGAACGTGCTGAAGTAGAAAGGCAGGCTGAGGCCGAGAGAGAAAGGTTAACACAGTTTGAGAGAGAGCGGGCAGAAGCCGAAACTATGGTCCAGGCAAGAGGCACAGAAGGTAGAGTGACACCTGACTTTTTGTCGGCAAGCACGATAAAAACTGATAGGGTCATCAATACGGCTGGAGAAGACCTTGGAAGGATTGAAGAGCTAATGATTGATCTCGATAATGGGAGGGTAGCGTATGCTGTCATGTCTTTTGGCGGATTCCTGGGTATGGCCGATAAGCTGTTTGCTATCCCCTGGCAGGCTCTATCGCTCAGGCCGCATGAACACGCCTTAGTCCTTGATATTTCCAGGGACGTTCTGGAAAGGGCAGAAGGCTTTGATAAGGACAACTGGCCCTTAACCCGTGAGGAGCTCTCCAGAACCTACACTTATTACGGATACCAGCCTTACTGGCAGAGAGGGGTGGCGGCAGGAGTAGAGACCGAACCACAGAGGACTACTCGTACTGAGAGAACAGGGACCCTGGAAACCGCAGAGGAAGTAATGGCGCGGCAGGAAAAAGAGAGGATAGAACATATGGAAAAGACCGAGACTGATGAGGAGAGGCTGCAGAGGCTGGAAAGAGAAAAAGAGATCGCAGCAAGACGGGAACGCAAGTATCATTGA
- a CDS encoding PRC-barrel domain-containing protein, whose product MANRDNPDFLSEGTLKGSKVINKAGEDIGKIEKLMIDLADGRIAYAVLSFGGILDRRDKLYAIPWQPLKSEMHDHVFILDISREALEKAEGFDKDSWSLTREELSGVYTYYGHQPYWQTIMAEQTGLPGETEPERMIRMRRTAGKKYPDFLPADTIKGEKVVSIAGEDIGKIEELVIDLQAGRVAYAVLSFDEFPGMGGKFFAIPWQALQVKFQKHAFLLNIPKYTLEKAEGFDKNNWPVTTHDWLSKVYSYYEYEPYWQTPRL is encoded by the coding sequence ATGGCAAATAGAGATAATCCAGATTTTTTGTCAGAAGGTACACTAAAAGGGAGTAAGGTCATCAACAAGGCTGGAGAGGATATTGGGAAGATTGAAAAATTAATGATCGATCTCGCAGATGGAAGAATAGCATATGCCGTATTGTCTTTTGGTGGAATCCTGGACAGGAGAGATAAACTCTATGCCATTCCCTGGCAACCTCTTAAATCAGAAATGCATGATCATGTTTTTATTCTTGATATCTCCAGAGAGGCTCTGGAAAAAGCTGAGGGTTTTGATAAGGATAGCTGGTCTTTAACCCGTGAGGAACTTTCAGGCGTCTATACTTATTATGGACACCAGCCTTACTGGCAGACTATAATGGCAGAACAAACCGGATTGCCTGGAGAAACCGAGCCTGAAAGAATGATTCGAATGAGAAGAACGGCAGGTAAAAAATATCCAGATTTTTTGCCCGCAGACACGATAAAAGGGGAGAAGGTTGTCAGCATTGCTGGAGAGGATATTGGGAAGATTGAAGAGTTAGTAATCGACCTTCAGGCTGGAAGAGTAGCATATGCCGTACTTTCTTTTGATGAGTTTCCGGGTATGGGCGGCAAATTCTTTGCTATCCCCTGGCAGGCTCTCCAAGTAAAATTCCAAAAACATGCCTTCTTACTTAATATCCCTAAATATACTCTTGAAAAAGCAGAAGGCTTTGATAAAAATAACTGGCCTGTAACTACACATGATTGGCTCTCTAAAGTATACAGCTACTACGAATATGAGCCTTACTGGCAGACACCGAGATTATAG
- a CDS encoding DUF6438 domain-containing protein, translating to MEGQSGQSGIPENITIIHKTYGAFTLPEMQLQVLTVNNTHVVFTTSGMEGEFKQVYEKPFNETDFEELVNLFERNGFFEMQDRYVPQEGQPVVTDVGTVEISLIEKNRSKTIIVDPYYSEYMPEGLQEINSALLELRAYAVSTSPEEAEEIVENWIKSAPTYSFDGFDLKLENHEILESIPEQHILTYNFTSRHGGYGNRADQIVTEALTPHRIEITISDRNVTSAIIDGEWDELAQKPAERETENTDIT from the coding sequence ATGGAAGGACAATCAGGACAATCAGGAATCCCAGAGAATATAACAATAATCCACAAGACCTATGGGGCTTTTACGCTTCCAGAAATGCAGCTACAGGTCTTGACTGTAAACAATACGCATGTTGTATTTACGACATCGGGTATGGAAGGGGAATTCAAGCAAGTATATGAGAAACCTTTTAATGAGACTGATTTTGAAGAACTTGTAAACCTGTTTGAGAGAAATGGATTTTTTGAGATGCAAGATCGCTACGTTCCACAGGAAGGACAACCTGTAGTTACAGATGTCGGGACAGTGGAAATAAGCCTGATTGAGAAAAATAGGTCAAAAACAATAATTGTAGATCCTTACTATTCAGAATATATGCCTGAAGGTCTTCAGGAAATCAATTCAGCACTGCTCGAGCTTCGAGCCTATGCCGTATCCACTTCGCCTGAGGAAGCCGAAGAAATAGTAGAAAACTGGATAAAGAGTGCTCCTACGTACAGTTTCGACGGCTTTGACCTGAAGCTTGAAAATCATGAGATTCTAGAGTCAATTCCAGAACAGCATATTTTAACCTATAATTTTACAAGCAGGCACGGAGGTTATGGGAACCGGGCAGACCAGATCGTAACTGAGGCTCTTACTCCCCATAGAATAGAAATCACAATCTCAGACAGGAATGTTACATCTGCCATAATCGATGGGGAATGGGACGAACTTGCCCAGAAACCTGCCGAGAGAGAAACTGAAAACACTGACATTACTTAA
- a CDS encoding PRC-barrel domain-containing protein, translating into MADRGNPEFLSASTIKGDKVISSTGEDLGKIEELMIDIQNGRVAYAALSFGGFLGLGDKLFAIPWQALTLRVHEHAFLLGIPKETLEKAEGFDKDNWPLTTHKELSNTYTYYGYRPYWQPAMTEQTGAPGETKTERMARAETREIRSRMNFLSASEIKGDKVVNKEGEHLGKIEELMIDLQDGRIAYVVLSFGGFLGLGNKLFAIPWQALSPRLDENVFVLDVPKKTLENAKGFDKDHWPVTNREWLSTVYNYYGYQPYWQVESIENRPGNL; encoded by the coding sequence ATGGCAGATAGGGGTAATCCAGAGTTTTTGTCAGCTAGCACGATAAAAGGGGATAAGGTTATCAGCAGTACAGGGGAGGATCTGGGGAAAATTGAAGAACTGATGATTGACATTCAGAACGGAAGAGTAGCGTATGCTGCCCTTTCTTTTGGGGGATTCCTGGGCCTGGGCGATAAGCTGTTTGCTATTCCCTGGCAAGCTCTTACACTAAGAGTACACGAGCATGCCTTTTTACTTGGCATTCCTAAAGAAACTTTGGAAAAGGCAGAAGGTTTCGACAAAGATAACTGGCCTTTAACTACTCATAAGGAGCTTTCCAATACCTACACCTACTATGGGTACCGCCCTTACTGGCAGCCTGCAATGACGGAACAAACCGGAGCTCCGGGAGAAACCAAAACGGAAAGGATGGCCAGGGCGGAAACTAGAGAGATCAGGAGCAGAATGAATTTTTTGTCAGCAAGTGAAATAAAAGGGGATAAGGTCGTCAATAAAGAAGGAGAACATCTTGGGAAGATTGAAGAACTGATGATCGACCTTCAAGACGGAAGAATAGCTTATGTTGTCCTTTCTTTTGGGGGATTCCTGGGTCTGGGCAATAAGTTGTTCGCTATCCCCTGGCAGGCTCTTTCACCAAGACTTGATGAAAATGTTTTTGTCCTTGATGTTCCTAAGAAAACTCTTGAAAATGCGAAAGGTTTTGATAAAGATCACTGGCCTGTAACTAATCGTGAATGGCTGTCCACTGTATACAATTATTATGGATACCAGCCTTACTGGCAGGTAGAGAGTATAGAAAATCGGCCGGGTAATCTCTGA
- the groES gene encoding co-chaperone GroES produces MIIRPIGERVLLKHQKREEITKGGIYIPESARQEKKEGFVIAVGTFEDGKELPLKKGDHVIYGGYQSDEIEIDGEKYLFVDFKDILATVEEE; encoded by the coding sequence GTGATTATAAGACCTATTGGTGAACGAGTTTTGCTCAAGCACCAGAAGAGAGAAGAAATCACAAAAGGCGGTATCTATATCCCTGAGTCTGCACGGCAGGAGAAAAAGGAAGGGTTCGTCATTGCAGTGGGAACCTTCGAGGATGGAAAGGAGCTTCCCCTGAAGAAAGGTGACCATGTAATCTATGGGGGATATCAATCAGATGAAATTGAAATTGACGGTGAAAAGTACCTTTTTGTCGATTTTAAGGACATCCTGGCAACAGTTGAAGAAGAATAA
- a CDS encoding ArsR family transcriptional regulator, which yields MAQQIILRHLEKPRVKSLEEDLLWLCNSFGFSSGRDTENISTRIIFSLLDKLSNDEITSSEALAKDLEMKISRVNHHLRNLNDSGLLYRKKRLIYLRGGSLKAAVKEMRKDSERIFDELECIAGEIDSRIGIKNR from the coding sequence ATGGCTCAACAGATAATCCTCAGACACCTTGAAAAACCGCGTGTTAAAAGTCTGGAAGAGGATCTTCTATGGTTATGCAATAGCTTCGGCTTTTCTTCGGGAAGAGACACGGAAAACATCTCGACCAGGATAATTTTTAGTCTGCTTGATAAACTTTCAAATGATGAAATAACTTCTTCAGAAGCCCTTGCTAAAGACCTTGAGATGAAAATATCAAGGGTAAACCATCATTTAAGGAATCTCAACGATTCTGGGCTCCTTTACAGAAAAAAACGCCTGATATACCTGAGGGGAGGCAGCCTGAAAGCTGCAGTAAAAGAAATGCGAAAAGATTCGGAAAGAATTTTCGATGAACTTGAATGCATAGCTGGAGAAATTGATTCCAGAATAGGAATAAAAAACCGATAA
- a CDS encoding DUF362 domain-containing protein, with protein sequence MNRVSIIRCPDYSGTKKAIAEALELVGGLENIIQPGDRVLLKPNILAASSPENAVTTHPSVVASMCEFVLQAGGKPVVGDGAGISRPGATSKALKASGIEEAARKAGAEIVNFETAGFTLVDVPDPLQFRKLYIANPVLEADVVISLPKLKTHELTYYTGAVKNFFGTLPLKCRKEAHLLGKRELFGEAVADVYSVVMPAFAVMDGIIGMEGDGPSHGKPINSGVILASQDCVSLDIVAAEMIGFEPLKIPTTAGAMRKGFGNQCPVVVGIPLKEVKIKFKSSSGGVSTAPSFLTRSLGKYYKIYPRINRRKCTHCGACYLNCSPHAVERLEDGSYRINEDKCILCYCCRELCPSNAVEIKKSLLARLMAVKEDLTGKI encoded by the coding sequence GTGAACCGAGTATCCATAATACGCTGCCCTGATTATTCTGGAACAAAAAAAGCTATAGCTGAAGCTCTGGAACTGGTAGGAGGTCTTGAGAATATAATCCAGCCAGGCGACCGTGTGCTTCTGAAACCAAATATCCTTGCAGCCAGTTCTCCAGAAAATGCAGTAACCACCCATCCTTCAGTTGTAGCGTCAATGTGCGAGTTTGTGCTTCAAGCCGGAGGGAAACCTGTAGTCGGGGACGGAGCTGGCATCTCAAGACCAGGAGCCACCTCAAAAGCCCTGAAAGCTTCAGGCATAGAAGAAGCCGCTCGAAAAGCCGGAGCGGAGATAGTTAACTTCGAAACCGCAGGCTTTACCCTGGTAGATGTGCCTGATCCCCTGCAGTTTCGCAAACTATACATCGCAAATCCTGTCCTTGAAGCCGATGTTGTGATATCCCTTCCAAAATTAAAGACTCATGAGCTTACTTACTACACAGGTGCGGTCAAAAACTTCTTTGGGACCTTACCTCTGAAGTGTCGGAAAGAGGCACATCTTCTTGGAAAAAGGGAACTTTTTGGCGAAGCCGTTGCCGACGTGTACTCGGTTGTCATGCCCGCTTTTGCCGTCATGGATGGGATTATAGGCATGGAAGGGGATGGTCCCTCTCATGGGAAACCCATAAACTCAGGGGTGATTCTGGCAAGCCAGGACTGTGTTTCCCTTGACATTGTGGCTGCGGAAATGATAGGTTTTGAACCTCTTAAAATTCCCACGACTGCAGGAGCTATGAGAAAGGGCTTTGGAAACCAGTGCCCTGTTGTTGTAGGAATCCCGTTAAAAGAAGTCAAAATCAAGTTCAAATCGTCCAGCGGAGGAGTCAGCACAGCCCCTTCCTTTCTTACTCGCAGCCTTGGCAAGTACTATAAGATCTATCCCAGGATTAACAGGAGAAAATGTACACACTGCGGAGCCTGCTATTTAAACTGTTCTCCCCACGCCGTAGAACGGCTCGAAGACGGGAGTTACAGGATTAATGAGGATAAGTGTATTTTATGTTATTGCTGCCGTGAACTGTGCCCTAGCAACGCAGTAGAAATCAAAAAATCCCTGCTTGCAAGGCTTATGGCAGTAAAAGAGGATCTAACTGGAAAAATATGA
- the groL gene encoding chaperonin GroEL (60 kDa chaperone family; promotes refolding of misfolded polypeptides especially under stressful conditions; forms two stacked rings of heptamers to form a barrel-shaped 14mer; ends can be capped by GroES; misfolded proteins enter the barrel where they are refolded when GroES binds) has translation MASKQIMFDESARKALLNGVDKVANTVKITLGPRGRYVVLDKSTKPVVTNDGVTIAKEIELRDKFENMGAKLVKEVASKTQDNTGDGTTTATLLAQSMIREGLKNISAGANPIEVKKGIEIATENVVGYLKSKSVEVKGKEKVVQVATVSANNDEEIGNLISDAMERVGYNGVITVEDSKTMETSLDVVEGMQFDRGFVSPYMATDTEKMICEFEDPYILITDKKISSMKQIIPLLEKVASEGRPLLIIADDVDGDAQAALILNIIRGALKVCAVKAPGFGNERKDMLEDIAVLTGGQVISEDKGMKLEEFKDYMLGSARKVTVDNNKTIIVEGRGDKAKIDERVKLIEAQINIADTDYRKTELKKRQAKLGGGVAVIKVGAATETELKEKKMRIDDALNATKAAVEEGVVTGGGISLFRAAAILDSLRFEDDREVGVKIVQRAIEEPVRQIAANSGREGAEVVATIKAESNELYGYNAKKDVFEDLFEAGVIDPTKVVRSALQNAASIAGMVLTTEALVTEFDEEKDERTAAIII, from the coding sequence ATGGCTTCAAAGCAGATAATGTTTGACGAGAGTGCGAGAAAGGCACTCTTAAACGGTGTGGACAAAGTTGCAAATACCGTCAAGATCACTCTGGGACCGAGGGGACGTTATGTTGTACTGGACAAAAGTACAAAACCTGTGGTCACAAACGACGGAGTAACTATCGCAAAGGAAATCGAACTTCGCGACAAGTTCGAGAATATGGGAGCTAAACTCGTTAAAGAAGTCGCTTCCAAAACCCAGGATAACACCGGCGATGGAACAACTACTGCAACCCTTCTTGCCCAGAGCATGATTCGGGAAGGCCTGAAAAACATCAGTGCCGGAGCAAACCCGATAGAAGTCAAGAAAGGTATAGAGATTGCGACAGAAAATGTTGTAGGCTATCTCAAGAGTAAGAGCGTTGAAGTAAAAGGCAAGGAAAAAGTCGTACAGGTGGCTACGGTTTCTGCAAACAATGATGAAGAGATAGGCAATTTGATCTCCGATGCCATGGAAAGAGTCGGCTACAATGGAGTAATTACGGTTGAGGATTCCAAAACAATGGAGACCAGCCTGGATGTTGTGGAAGGTATGCAGTTCGACCGGGGCTTTGTCTCTCCATACATGGCAACCGATACAGAGAAGATGATCTGCGAGTTCGAGGATCCTTACATCCTTATCACGGACAAGAAAATTAGCAGCATGAAGCAGATTATCCCCTTACTTGAAAAAGTCGCCTCTGAAGGCCGTCCCTTACTTATTATTGCCGATGACGTTGATGGGGATGCCCAGGCTGCCCTGATCCTTAATATCATCCGCGGAGCATTGAAGGTCTGTGCTGTCAAAGCTCCAGGTTTCGGAAATGAGAGAAAAGATATGCTTGAGGATATTGCCGTGTTGACCGGCGGGCAGGTAATTAGCGAAGACAAGGGCATGAAGCTTGAGGAATTCAAGGATTATATGCTTGGAAGTGCAAGGAAAGTCACTGTTGACAACAACAAAACTATTATTGTGGAAGGCAGGGGCGACAAGGCAAAGATTGATGAGAGGGTCAAACTCATCGAAGCCCAGATTAATATCGCAGACACAGATTACAGGAAGACCGAACTCAAAAAGCGTCAGGCAAAGTTAGGAGGCGGGGTCGCAGTAATCAAGGTCGGAGCTGCAACCGAAACCGAACTGAAAGAGAAAAAAATGAGAATTGACGATGCTCTCAATGCCACAAAAGCTGCAGTTGAAGAAGGTGTGGTTACCGGGGGCGGAATAAGCCTGTTCCGTGCGGCTGCTATTCTGGATTCCCTGAGATTCGAAGACGACAGGGAGGTAGGTGTAAAAATAGTCCAGAGGGCTATCGAAGAGCCGGTACGTCAGATCGCTGCAAACTCAGGCAGGGAAGGAGCTGAGGTGGTTGCAACCATAAAAGCTGAATCAAACGAACTGTATGGGTACAATGCAAAAAAGGATGTTTTTGAAGATCTTTTCGAAGCAGGTGTCATCGACCCAACAAAAGTAGTCAGAAGCGCCCTCCAGAACGCCGCCTCAATTGCAGGAATGGTACTCACAACCGAAGCCCTTGTCACTGAATTCGACGAAGAAAAGGACGAAAGGACCGCTGCAATTATTATCTAA